One Perca flavescens isolate YP-PL-M2 chromosome 5, PFLA_1.0, whole genome shotgun sequence genomic window, attgtttgtgtgtgtgtttatgttttatatCAATGGGTCTGACAATGCAAGACTAACCTAAAGCTAAAGGCAACTGGGGATAAGCTATGTTGCTAACTACGCAAGCGTTATCCTGCAAAGTAGAGTGGCAACGCTAACATTAATTGCTTTGAGCATTGACTCAAAATAGTAAGACTTGTCACATTACGCTTAGCTAGTTCATTAACTTTATTTCTAGGGTTGGctgttacattttttgaaaaaaatatatactgcaacagggcttgacattaactttttgaggcacttgtccttcggacaagtacatttacgtttcacttgtccatgcataaaagtcacttgtccgggtaaagattcatcattttataaaaaaaattgtgttttgctaatgcagaatttgaacaaaccattgaaagcatccaaacactatcaacattaatacaatttttttggaacagtagaaacaaacgtgccccaacaatagatttccccttcaacaagaaaaaaggatctccagactccataatacaaagtaatatgttgcacgccggtgtgcagaagttaatatattgagattctaattcaatattttaaagtttgtcattactttcagattcctagtcaatattctaagttacttagtcaatatattgagatactaagtcgatactttgagatattgagtcaatatattgagattgtaagtcaatattttaaatgttcttattggtttgagattctttgtcaatatagtgagatattaagtcaatatattgagatactaagtcaatattttgagataagtcaatatatttagatactaagtcaatattttgagataaatcaatatattgagatactgaacaatatagtgagatattaagtcaatattgagatactaagtcaatattttgagataaattaatatattgagatactaagccaatatattgagattctaagtcaatatttgacattttctcattactttgagattcgtagtttatattctgagatactaaatcaatattttgaccagaggtagtggtgactttaacttatactatatctaaaataattttgtagacataacaatggaatttgccactaaatgttggtgttaactttttttttttatacaatttcacaaatttctacctggcagaggctgatttaccaaaaggatccttttaaaaaaggtgtagctactttacagtttaTAAGTTATTTGATATTTAatatgcatattttttttattatttttgttcaaaaaggacaaaaaatgacattatagaacggcttgtttattgctaaggaaaaattaaatgatttattaaaaatgtaacaacaataacttataaaaataacttatttcaccagtaagttcctgttaaacgacaaaaacaaccactggataggaaaaagggtattttacaacaactttgaatgcagcacgacgcTGGCGgggcgaatttcaagtgaacgcaacatctgtatttttccgacaacagcgtcatatgttcctctccagtgaaattgCAGACACAGTTTTACACAGTTtagctttcagcattttaactgtttactccagctgctagctaacgataggctaacgttacttgctgttgagtgtagtgttaactagcgtaacatgcggcgatgtttaggttgcctctaacgtccgttttcggagcatccgagagaagcgcaccgggtctctccttttctgtcaacgatgtgacgaggaggtaacgttaaggcggagttagttagcaagctaacgttagctaactaacatcggcaggttcaccgtgctttcatgctgcattgcttagAGAGAACGatctgaacagcgggctgggtctaacgttagcggtccgctgaccgggattgcgggggaaagaaattatcctttcaaatcggtaacatagacgtaatgagtgggACATGACGtgaactaaaatggcattttagtttttttgagttttaacttgtcccatttctcttccacttgccctacaaaaaatccacttgtcccggacaagcggacaagccttaaggTCAAGCCCTGATACCTCTGCGTTGTTGTAGTAGGCAGTGCTATTCTTCTCCTGGACATCTTCTCCTCTGGCTGTGAAGAAGGTCAGAGGGTAGAAGTCCTTATGGGAAGGCTGACAAATTTCAAATAGTAGATGCAATTCTGGGCTCAAAGACAGAAAGGACTTGTTTAACATGCAATTATACAGTTAATAGAAAGTGTGCTGAGTCTGACCATggctgttgtttgtgtgtgtctagttTGTAGACAGCTATGGGTGGGCTGGGAAATGGGCGTCGTGGAGGAAGATCTCCCCCTCTAATGATTGCCGCTCTAATTGCCTGTATTCTGGTTCTGGGCTTCAACTACTGGGTGTCAAGCTCCCGCAACCTGGAGCTACAGGTACGTTGATCTATGAATTTCTGTGAATTTCTAACCACAGTGGACAGTGCAAATATTAACTTAAAAATTGCTGTAAAACCTTAACTTCCCTTCTGCAGAAGTTTGATTGGCGTCATCAGTTCCTTATTTGGTCTTCAGTTTTTTCAGGGTTTCGGATGTGGGAAGGTCTTTTTGTCGGTTATGTTATTTCCTTTTACAACTTTTCAAAACACTAGTCACTATGAGCAACTACTTTAACCCATGTCCTTGCATATTTGTATTGTGAAATAGGAATATACTTAAAGGCCCAAACATTTCTGCTGTTTTGTAGAAGCCTTTGCACCATTGTTGCTGATCTTTTTTTACTGTGTATAAGTGGCATGAAGAAGAAACTCCCAAAACACAGCCACTGTgctttatattttgttattataatcagAGTTTCTGTAAAtacccagtgttttttttttccaatgcttACTCGCCCAGTCAGGTTGTTGCTGTTATTACCTGTGTCATTAccctttgtctttgtgtgtgtgatgcagaCTAAGATGTATGAGTTGGAGGGCCAGGTGCGACGTGGAGCAGCAGAGCGAGGAGTAGTGGAGCTGAAGAAGAATGAGTTCCAGGAGGAGATCCTGAGACAGAAGGAGCAGATCAGCCACATAGAAAGCCTCTACAAGAGACAACTCGAAGGATCTCAGAACACCTGCAGCCAAGAGAAGGTGCGCGCGTACTCCTATGGGGGTTAAATGATGTCAAAATGAAACCAACAAATCAACATTAGTCTATAAACTATTGCCACAGAGGAATTTGGGGTCCTGGATTCACTCACTGTTGAGGTTCACACTAAACTCACACAGGATCAAAGGAAAAATACAAACTGTAAAGCTACTGTTAATATTAACTTTCAGTGTTTTTGCTTCTAGGGGACACTGCAGCAAAACATTTCCTCCAGTACCAAAACCATACAGGAACTCAAAGGTAACTGTTAATCTCTATTTGCATTACGTTAGAACCCAACAGAGCTCTGTAGAAAAATGAGATAGTTCAGTTCTTATGTGTCTCTTAAtatcttgtgtgtgtctgtactgtAGGTCATTTAAATCAGCTAAATGATGACCTGGGGAAGCTTCAGAAGGAGCTGCAGAGTTGCCAAGGCAACATCAAAACCCTTAACAACAAACTCACTTATGACATGTAAGAAAAAGATTCCTTTAATTAATTATATTCATACAGGTTTGTTTAAAAGTAGATCAAGATGCATCTTCATTTATGTTAATTGCAACCCTCTTAATATGAATAAATGACAATAACCACAACTCATCAGCATTAttaattctgtgtgtgtgcacatgtgtagGACCCATTGTCACTCCCAGGTCCTTTCCCAGAAGGAGTTGTGTGATGAGAGAGTGGCCGCTGCTAAACTGGAAGTTCAGAAGAAAATGGAGAAGCTCATCTCTCCTTCAGGTGTCTCCTCACAGGTAATTTGGCTTTTCTGTTTGACAGTGAACCATGTGTAAGGATGTAAACCATGTTTACAAGGGTGGCATCTAGAGTCCTTCCACAGATCCAGGATTGGGATCAGGGCAGAGGGTTAGGGCCACTCAAgccattttgtaaattgataaatATTGGACACATAAACCCAGATCCACTTCTGCAGTGGTCATAAACGCTCCATTGTGCTCTGTTAATGCCGTAGAagtaagattttatttttatgattaaAACTCTCAAAATGCTCCTCAACGAACACCTTTGCATTTctttgtaatacaaaaaaacagcaactcATCAGGCTTGGTGATGTTCTAACCTGGCTTTTTGACACCCACAATTAGTCATTTTTCTGAGTCTGTTCAAAATCATTCTCTGTAGCCTGTTTACATGACATTTACAAGTGTGGAAATGGAGTTGATGTTGCACCTGTTTATGTAACATACTCAAAAGGAAAGGACTGGCCCACACTTACAGTAGATGCAGGGCCAGGGTTTCAGATTTTCTGGTCCCCAAGTGTATATAGTAAAATGCTATTGACTGGCTTTGACGTTTCTTACTTTTGCAATCACTGTCCTCCTATTGATGACGTAAAGAAGTAGTTTATGATGATGTTTACTCCTCAGCAGGAAAATGCAGTGGATGGAGCAGCAAAAGAGGACGGACCAGTCATGACTGGGGTTGATGCAGTTAAAACAGCAACTGTTGTAAGCCACACACCAAGCCTCTCTCAGCCCAAAGGAAATTTTCCACCTGAACTACTGACCAATGAGATCATCGTGGACAAAGGTAACAAACATGGATGTCCTGTGGCTCAATCTACTTAACTGAAAAGCATGCAATGAGAATAAtatttatgtatgtacatactgtacatccaaTGCATGTTGTGTATCTCTGCATATCTTGTTGTGTTATGTCTTGTTATGTAGACTCATGTAGATTTGCAAtaacatatataacaatataatataataatgctaTAAAAAAGCAGTATGCAGAAACTCAGTGTGGCATATAATGATGGCATGAGGCTGCTGCTTAAAATGCCACGCTGGAGCAGTGCAAGCCAAATGTTTGTAAGTGTTGATGTATCCACCTGTCCTGCTGTACTCAGGAATCTCATGTACAGATGTATGTGTAGACTAACTGAGTCATTCAACAGCATAATTGCAACACTAGTGAACCCTGCAATGAGTGCGGTTAGGTTCACTTTGAGATTGTGGAACTGTTGGCGTTTTAGTTTATATGCTAATTTCTGAACACTCTTGTTGTGTATTGTGGAACTATAACTGTTGtagtcattttttattgtatgtgttttgtcttgtatttgtctgtcttttgctatgttttgtATTGTGCTATGGAACCTTTTTTGTGTTCTGAATagagtaaagtaagtaagtaataagTGTACACTCTCACATTGCACTTGCTTCCTGCCTTGTTGTTTACCAGGTCCTCATACCCCAGTGGACCTGTCTCCAGAGAAGGATCTCTCCAAAGTAGAGTCCCAGGCTGTTCCCTCAGCTGCTGCAGTTAAGCAGGACACTTTGCTACCACCAGAGGGAGCTGTCAATACACAGGAGGGTGAGGCAGAGACCAGCGAACCTTTGAAGAATAACCTGACTGAGGATAAAGATGTGGAGGTGATGGATGCTCATGAAGAGGGCACTCAGACAGAAGGTAGAAGGCATGGTTCATTGAAAGCAGTGAACTAGTTTGTTATTCCTATCCAGGCATTCTCAGTGAAGAGGTgcaattttaataaaatgaacaaCAATTTGGTCATGTCTCCAGGGGCAGACCTTGGGATGGAAGGCATGCTGATTGGCCGGGTGACGGAAGATGAGACTCCTCTTGGTCAGAAACGTGAGGAGCCGGAAGAATATGACGCAGACGAGCAAGTCGTGGGTGGATTCGATTTGGCGAAACAGCAGCAGAGTAAACTGGCTGAAAATATAGGTGTGTCTCttagaaaataaaactgaaaaggtgcatgtgtgtgtttagagaAGGAGAGAGCATGAGAGAAGAAGTACAGCCTCAGTTTCCACTTTTGGGTTTATCTAAGTGCAGTTGGCCATTTGAAGGCCAGAGCTTaggggatttgtgtgtgtgcttcgtGGTAAAAACCACATTGTACCTTCTGATAGACAAGGACATGGAGGAGGAGCTGGCTGACTATAATGGAGATGATGAGAACGAAGGCGAGTTTGAAGCAGACAAACAAGCTGAGCTTGCTCAAATCTGAGGTATACACTGAAACCCACACCAATGTTTTCCTCACTGACAGCCTCACTTTCTTGTTCTTCATGTCATCAACTCAACATGTCACACATTGTAATTGCTAAAAATCACTTCAAGGTTTTAGCGCAGACATTTGTTCAGTGAAGTAGCAAGCTGATCTCCGAGATTggtcattgtttatttattggaaGCAGATTGACAACACCTTTTTCCTTGGAACACATTGTTTTAATTCCATTTATATTTTCCTCATGAAAGGTTAAGCAGCTTTTTAGATCTTTTACCAGTTAAATATATGCCTGCTATAGGCACTGTGCAGCTATattaatagaaaatataaacaCAGGTATGCTTGTGTTATTaaataatttaacatttttctTGCAGGACTCTAGTCGGAGAAGGAGCCTGCACACGACCTAAGGAAGCAGCGCCCCTTATACACCTCTGCACAACAATGCTATACAGGTTAATGAAGCCCTCCGAACAGTGAATACAAATCAAACCCAGATGGAAATCTCTCTAAAGGTGCTGACAAACCAAGGATATCGTCTGTGGCCCTAGTTTTTGCGGTATGCCACACACCGTCGCTACTCTGCGACCCTcgtctgctttttttttcagacaagGGTTGGAATCTATCTGATTGGCTATTCAGCTTAAGCAAATCAGTGCACGAGAATCAAAAAAGTAGTGAGGAAAGCAAGCAAATGACTGTCGAGAGGGCACGCACAGAAGGTCTTTATCTCATCTGAGCAATCCAACACATGATGGGGCTTTCAAAACTGGCCAAAATTTATGTTCAAATGTTCCTTATAGAAAAACAACATTGTTTTGAACTATTGGAAtatctatttttgcacattatgtccataataataataatgtcctATACTGTAAAACATAGACCGTAgacctctcttcctctctctctgcaccgtgGTGCTAGACTGAGAACTGCGTTCCctagcaagcaagctagctaactaccCAGCTGACCGGCCGGCCACaaagtttgtaaaatgtaacatcttaatgtttcattcacacactcttgtcacagcgtaggaaagcacattgctatcgtcAGATGAGTGACAACTTTGTTCAGCTCATTTTCAGTAACCTGTGTAGCGTGAAGGCGTgttgggtggaattagcaagcggGCTGATCAGTCCCTCCACTTCCCCACTGCGgggagactttgttgcagaggGAACGGAAGACAGCCCGGGAGATGGACAAGTTAGTTAACCATCTGCCGGTGTCTGCTGTCATTCCAGAGGTGAGTAAAGCAGAGGCTCTGTGCTGCCGCTGGCTGATTTTGGCAAATTTGGCTGTTTTGCTATATGTATCATAGCAAGGGTTTTTATATCCGGTTCCCCTTCCTGAATGATGAGTAGGTTACCGGTACCTGCTGGCATGAAGAGTTATATCCTCTCACGCAGGTGCAGAACATAAGTGCTAGTTGACCGTTGACTGTAGTCTTTGCGGTGTGTTCAAGTGTAACTTTTTGGCCAAGACGCAACGCGAGAAAACGTGAGGCGACGCCAGAGTCGGCCTTCGTCGCCACTAGTTCTTTGCCAtctgcttggtgtgtcagcacctttttTAGAAAGACTTGTTACGTTTTCTGTATTTAGAGTAAAAATATTTACGACTTCATGTTCAACTCCCAATAATTCTGAAAGCgccacagaaaaaaatatatgctGAAATATGCAAATGTAAGCCCAACATGGTTTCTGATCACATGCATTTAACTGTACACATAAAACACCCAAGGAAGCTTTCATGGTGGTGACTGTGCTTACATTCATTTCCGTATATTTAGTCTCAAGACTTGAAACCAGCTTGAAAGATTTAACATCTCAACAGCCCTGGAAAGCAGTGGATTTTGATGACGTGATTAGATGTGTTGTTTATGTTCACTCCATGACGACTGTAACTTAAATGATGAAACATAAGTGATAATTTGTAGACCCTTATAGGGTTATGAGGTGTGAAATGCTGTAGTAAGTGTTAATGGTCTAAGTGATCCTGATGACAGAACTGTGCAGCACAGGTTCAACAGCATCTTAAACAACGCCTTAAGTTCCTCCTGTACACAGTCTCTCATAGAAAGGATGCTGACTTTGAGTCAATGTCCAGGACATTTCACTTTTGCATTTTCTCTACATAATGTCTGTCAGTGAACGCAAAAAAGAGGCTTTTCATGACTgaatcaaattaaataaatgtgctGAGATTCTTGCTGCTAAATCCAATTGTGCCATTTGGATGCTGTACCCAGTCAAACaggaaaatgaaaacattggcTTCTTTTGATTCCCGTGTAGCCAAAAGTGCTGTAAACAAGTATGGTTGACTTAATGACAtggcacaaaacaaacaaactttgtCAGGTATTTAACATACATTATATTAGCTGTAACTGGACATTTTTCATCAATGAGCATTTCTACGTCACTTTGTTGAATTGCGTTTGCATTTTAGTGGCAGCGGGGCTTTCATTCTCAGCTATATTTCAGACCAAAAAGTGTCACAAGGTTGAATCTGTACTGTTCTCAACATTTAGGATCAGTAAgacagaaaatattttaaaacgCCAGGAAAGTTAGTAGTGGTATTAGTAGATCAACAGTCTTACTTTATTTGCCTTATTGATTCTATGTACACCAGTTTTCCCCCTACGCTCTGTTGTTGACACAGTGGAGGTTGGATGTAGAGCCGGGTACATGTGTACTGATTCTGGACCTTTTACTTTGTGGATACTGCCTCTGGTCTGCTGAAGTGATGGATTGTATAATTTGCGGAGAGGACATAGACTTGAAACCGGAACGCTGTGTTGTGCTGGGCTCCCGCAATCTAGCAGATGTGAAGTACTCAGTTGTGCTAAAATGTATTCGTCCATTcaacttaaagctgcactagaCTGGAAAACGCAAACTAATATTAGATACAGAAATAACAAAATGTTGGTCAAATTTTGTGGCGGGATCTTTTGTTGCCTTGTGTTTTATACAGGACAGatgaatttaatttattttccagGTACTTTATTTATAAGTAATAACTTTGACTAAATACCCACAGTTACTCATTATGTTGCAGTTTTATTGCCATAATTTCCATAATGCTTTTAACAACAGTCAATTCCTGAATCATATTTTCAATTCGTCAACCCCACTGCCTCATGCCTGAAGCTGCTCAATTGCTTACATGTCCATCATCAcaattggtgtgtgtgtgtgtatatatatatatatatatatatatatatatatatatatatatatatatatatatatatatatatatatatatatatatatatatatatatatatgaattaatgaatgaatgaatgaatgaatgaatgcctgGCATATATTACAAATCAAGGTCCTGACCAACGTGCTGAATTTGAGCAAAATGTCTCTACAATGATAAAATGCACAAGGTTTATAGTTTAAGTATTTTGAATTAATGACTAACATTAGCTTCAATGAAGATGCATATACAGAATATATATACATGGAACATTGTTGACTGCTTGAACCCCATGAACAAAAACCCTTATCTTAACATCATACAGCAGTTATTAGAACTTTATCATGCTTATTTTTAGTAGACTATTACTATcattacatttttgacattAGCTTCCCACCAACAAGTAAGAaagatagtatagtatagtacagtCTTTTATATGTGTTTTCTTGTAAAATAAGTGTGTTATTTGCTGTTTTGGAAACTTTGAGAACTTGGCTGTGATTTAAAAACGTGTTTGTTATATTGGACACGATAAAGACTAATATACTGGGAACAACATttagtttatctgtgttttaagcccccaacgtctccttccaggcagcgctttgtggaaggcactaggattaggcaatggttagggttagatgccttgaagtcaacggtcgcagcgctgcctggaaggagacgttggaggcttaaaacgcCATCGAGCCAACATTTCAGTGCAAAGTCAGATAAACCGGTAACTTTTCCATCTAagaacacaaatttaaaaacaatagtgGTTTATTTTACAAACGTTTTCAGTCTCAAATTattgtcccaaaaaaaaatgtctgtctttttattcatattattataattgtATTAAAACTGGGCCATGATGGCTCATGTTTCACAGTGCTGATGACAGATTAATATGACTAAGAGAGATTAATGGAAAGCCTTTAACACAGAGCGTCCAAACCAGTCGCACACCAGCACTCctgttttaaacaaattaacatGGACTCtcatttatttcaaagtgtcTTTTGTCTCCCCTTTGGTCAATCTCACAGGTGAAATGGGGTTCCAGATTgttatgtaattttatttttcaatgttgCTGTTATTCGTTGTTGATTTTGTTGTCTGACACTGCAAAAACTTGGGACAACTACTGCTTTATTTTGTCAGAAAGCTTTGTCTGctcatttttgtacattttctgAACTAGAAGTCTGTATCTTGAGAGAAAATGGTTTAGAATTTTTATAAGTTGGATtcaccttttttgttgttgatttcatgtttgaATGTGAATCATGAAATGTTTAAATGATTATAGGCTTTATTTATGATcgaaaataaaaagtttttatTACCACTATCAAGACATGGTTTCATGTGGCATTTATTGTTTAGAGTAACCAGTGGTACCTACCCAATACACACTGAACACTATGTATGTATATGGGAGTAATGGTACAATAAAACAATTATCCACaagtacacacatacagtgttcACAAGCCTTTAAGCTTTACCCAAGCTTTTCAATTTAAACAAAGAgggaaataaaaacacttttcaaATGAGAAGTGATAActgagcatgtttttttttggtttctaaGCATTTGTGAGCATtaaagttaaagtgctcatattatgattttgttttggctttttcactttccttttttgtgttatatatctttttgtgaaaaagcacaaagtccaccccaaagggacttaccatctccaacagaaaacactggtcaaactgctccaaacagctctgttgtagtccagcctttacttcggtgacgaacgtgcgtcactttataacacaagttataatgctcgcctagctgctagcatggcacgacctcatgctctgcaactgacaagccaGCAGTGCTTACCTaactactgcgcatgtgtgactcccaagaAAGATgaaacagaagtgagatgcctcactctgtagcgaAAACAGAGAGCTtgacacacagggtgaaaagaggagctgcagcactgtgcagtacaataaaaatatggtgttttttgaaaattaaaccacataaacctattctggtacaacctctaaatacgttatgaacctgaaaatgagtataatatgagcactttaacaaatCCTATCAAAATATTTTGTAGTTGTATAGTTGctatagaaaaaaaatcttgttaCTTCAACACTgttttacaagtaaaagtcaaatGACAGTGTACCATTGCATTAagtattaaaataatgtaaaaatggTACAGATTGACTggatttttttaatggttttgtcaatatttgacatttaagACATTAAAATAACCAACAGTATAAGTTTTAAAGACGAGGACGGACATTCCCATGACATAAT contains:
- the golm1 gene encoding Golgi membrane protein 1 isoform X1, which codes for MGGLGNGRRGGRSPPLMIAALIACILVLGFNYWVSSSRNLELQTKMYELEGQVRRGAAERGVVELKKNEFQEEILRQKEQISHIESLYKRQLEGSQNTCSQEKGTLQQNISSSTKTIQELKGHLNQLNDDLGKLQKELQSCQGNIKTLNNKLTYDMTHCHSQVLSQKELCDERVAAAKLEVQKKMEKLISPSGVSSQQENAVDGAAKEDGPVMTGVDAVKTATVVSHTPSLSQPKGNFPPELLTNEIIVDKGPHTPVDLSPEKDLSKVESQAVPSAAAVKQDTLLPPEGAVNTQEGEAETSEPLKNNLTEDKDVEVMDAHEEGTQTEGADLGMEGMLIGRVTEDETPLGQKREEPEEYDADEQVVGGFDLAKQQQSKLAENIDKDMEEELADYNGDDENEGEFEADKQAELAQI
- the golm1 gene encoding Golgi membrane protein 1 isoform X2 — protein: MGGLGNGRRGGRSPPLMIAALIACILVLGFNYWVSSSRNLELQTKMYELEGQVRRGAAERGVVELKKNEFQEEILRQKEQISHIESLYKRQLEGSQNTCSQEKGTLQQNISSSTKTIQELKGHLNQLNDDLGKLQKELQSCQGNIKTLNNKLTYDMTHCHSQVLSQKELCDERVAAAKLEVQKKMEKLISPSGVSSQENAVDGAAKEDGPVMTGVDAVKTATVVSHTPSLSQPKGNFPPELLTNEIIVDKGPHTPVDLSPEKDLSKVESQAVPSAAAVKQDTLLPPEGAVNTQEGEAETSEPLKNNLTEDKDVEVMDAHEEGTQTEGADLGMEGMLIGRVTEDETPLGQKREEPEEYDADEQVVGGFDLAKQQQSKLAENIDKDMEEELADYNGDDENEGEFEADKQAELAQI